GCGACGAGGGCGGTCACACCGAAGGACACCAGCGCCGCCGACAGCACCGCCGGGGCCGTCGGCACCCGCTGGCGGACCGTCCACGCGGCGTAGCCGATCATGGCGACCACCCACAGCCACGACCACCACAGGGGCTGTTCCGGCCGGATCACCAGCAGCAGCGCCGCCCCGACGACCAGCAGCTGCACACAGGCGAGCACGGCGGATTCCACCAGCGGGCGGACCAGCCCCAAGCGGAAGCGCCACGAGGCGGCGGCCGCCACGGCCACCAGGACCAACGAGGCCACGACACCCCAGGGGCCGACGTCTCCTTCCACCGCCGCGGCAGCCTACCCGCGAACGACCCCATACCATCGGCGGCCGCAGCACGACCGCTGCGATCCATGTCACATCGAGCAAGGAGCCAGACCGTGCCCCGCGTGTTCTCGGGAATCCAGCCCACCGGCGATGTCCACCTCGGCAACTGGATCGGGGCCATCAGCCGTTGGGCGGCCGACCAGGAGGACGGGCACGTCTTCTGCATCGTCGACCTGCACGCCATCACGATCCCCAAGGATCCCGAGCACCTGCGGACCAAGACGCGTGACCTTGCGGCGTGGATCCTCGCGGCGGGCCTCGACCCCGAGGTCGCGACCCTGTTCGTGCAGTCCCACGTCCGTGAGCACAGCGAGCTCGCCTGGGTCCTGTCCTGCAGCACCCAGATGGGCGAGCTCAACCGGATGGTGCAGTTCAAGGAGAAGTCGGCCGGCAAGGAGTCGGTCAGCGCCGGGCTGTTCACCTACCCCGTGCTGCAGGCGGCCGACATCCTCCTGTACCAGGCCGACGAGGTACCGGTGGGCGAGGACCAGCGCCAGCACATCGAGCTGACCCGAGACGTCGCCCAGCGCTTCAACGGCCGGTTCGGTGACACGTTCACCCTCCCCAAGGCGACCATGCCCAGGGCCGGTGCCCGGGTGATGGACCTGCAGCAGCCCGCGAACAAGATGTCGAAGTCCGCGGAGTCCGACGCCGGCACGATCATGCTGGACGAGACCGAGAAGAAGACGGCAAAGAAGGTCATGCGGGCCGTCACCGACTCCGGGTCGGAGGTGCGGGCCGGGGAGGACAAGCCCGGCGTCACGAACCTGCTCGACCTGCTGTCGGCGGTGACCGGACGCGAGATCCCCGACCTCGAGGCCGACTTCGAGGGCAAGATGTACGGTGACTTCAAGAAGGCCGTGGCCGAGGGCGTCAACGAGTTCCTCCGCCCCGCCCGTGAACGCCACGCCGAGCTCTCCAAGGACCCTGCGGAGCTGGACCGCCTGCTGGCCATCGGCGCCGATCGCGCCCGCAACATCGCCGAGACCACCATGGACACCGTCCGTGACCGGGTCGGCTTCCTGCCGCCCGCCTGATGGCAACCAACATCGTCAGCCTCGAGGCGGTCACCAAGTCCTACGCCGAGAAGCGGCCGCTGGACGGCATCAACGTGGGCATCGACGACGGTGATCGTTGCGGGGTCATCGGGATCAACGGCTCGGGCAAGTCCACGCTGCTGAAGATCATCGCGAAGGTCGAACCGGCCGACTCCGGGCGCGTCGTGCACCGCGGCGGCCTCCGTGTGCGCTACCTCGACCAGCAGCCCGTCCTGACGCCCGACCTCACCCCCGTCGAGGCGGCCGGCGGCACCCGCGAGGCCGAGGCCTACCTCGACCGTCTTGGCCTCGGTGGCGTCACCCAGCCCGTCGGCACCCTGAGCGGGGGCCAGCGTCGCCGCGTGGCCCTTGCCGAGGTCCTGGCCGACGACCCCGACCTGCTGATCCTCGACGAGCCCACCAACCACCTCGACCCCGACGTGATCGAGTGGCTCGAGGGGTTGCTGACCGCCCGGTCCGGCAGCCTGCTGTTCGTCACCCACGACCGGTACCTGCTGGGTCGGCTCGCCACCCGCATCATCGAGGTCGCCGAGGGCGAGGTGTTCACGCATCACGGGTCCTACGCCGACTACCTCGAGGCGCGGGCAGCCCGACAGGAGCAGGAGCAGGCGGAGGCCCGCAAGCGCTCCAACCTGGCCCGTGTCGAGCTGGAGTGGCTGCGTCGCGGTCCCAAGGCGCGGACCTCCAAGGCCAAGCACCGCGTCGACAAGGCCACCGACCTCGTCGCCGCGGCCGCGATCAAGGTCGAGGAACGCGAGATGTCCATCGACCTGCCGTCCCGTCGGCTCGGCTCGAAGGTCACCAACGCCCACAACGCCGGCAAGTCCTTCGAGGACCGCACCGTCCTGCGCGACGTCGAGCTGAAGGTTCCGCCGAACGCCCGCTGGGGGTTCGTTGGCCCCAACGGCTCGGGCAAGTCCACGCTGCTGGCCATGCTGGCGGGCCGGATGGAACCCGACGAGGGGTCGGTGCGCATCGGGGAGACCGTCCACATCGGCTGGTACGGGCAGGACCCCACGCCGATGCCGCCCCGTACCCGCGTGATCGATGCGGTCAAGGAGGTCGCCGAGGAGGCATCCACCGTCGACGGCCTGGTCGTGAGCGCCGGTGACCTGCTGGAGCGGTTCCTGTTCTCCAAGCCGGCCCAGCGGGCCTACGTCGAGGAGCTGTCGGGTGGGGAACGGCGCCGGCTCGAGCTGCTGCGCGTGCTGGCCGACGCCCCCAACCTGCTGATCCTCGACGAGCCGACCAACGACCTGGACCTCGACACCCTCACCGTGCTGGAGGGATACCTCGACAGCTGGCCCGGCGCCATGTTGGTCGCCAGCCACGATCGGTACTTCCTGGACCGGGTGTGCGACGACCTGTACGCGATCCGCCCCGACGGGACGCTGCGCCACCAACCGGGCGGCTGGACGGCCTACCGCGAGGCACAGAAGGCCGAGGCGGCTGCGCTGAAGGCCCAGCGGGCAGCCCACGAGGCCGCACAGCGCGAGGCGCGGTCGGGTGACTCCAGCGGGTCTGCTGGAGGGAACAAGCCCGGCAAGCTGACCTACAACGACAAGCGCGAGTTCGGCCAGCTCGGCGTGGAGATCCCCCGCCTGGAGAAGCGCCGCGACGAGCTGCACCTGCTGCTCGCCGACGCCGCCGACGACTACGAGAAGGCCCAGGTCCTCTCCGAGGAGCTGACCGCCGTCATGACCCGCCTCGACGAGGCCGAGATGCGGTGGCTGGAGCTTGCGGAGCGAAGCGAGGCAAGCTCGTGACAGGCCGGGGGGCAGACTCGGCCCGACGGAGGAGTGGCGAGTCTGGGCTAGCTTGCGAAGCGAGGCAAGCTCGTGAACAAAGGTGTGGACGTGAGTGAACCGTTGAGCTGGCCCCTGGTGTGGGT
The nucleotide sequence above comes from Euzebya pacifica. Encoded proteins:
- the trpS gene encoding tryptophan--tRNA ligase, whose protein sequence is MSHRARSQTVPRVFSGIQPTGDVHLGNWIGAISRWAADQEDGHVFCIVDLHAITIPKDPEHLRTKTRDLAAWILAAGLDPEVATLFVQSHVREHSELAWVLSCSTQMGELNRMVQFKEKSAGKESVSAGLFTYPVLQAADILLYQADEVPVGEDQRQHIELTRDVAQRFNGRFGDTFTLPKATMPRAGARVMDLQQPANKMSKSAESDAGTIMLDETEKKTAKKVMRAVTDSGSEVRAGEDKPGVTNLLDLLSAVTGREIPDLEADFEGKMYGDFKKAVAEGVNEFLRPARERHAELSKDPAELDRLLAIGADRARNIAETTMDTVRDRVGFLPPA
- a CDS encoding ABC-F family ATP-binding cassette domain-containing protein, coding for MATNIVSLEAVTKSYAEKRPLDGINVGIDDGDRCGVIGINGSGKSTLLKIIAKVEPADSGRVVHRGGLRVRYLDQQPVLTPDLTPVEAAGGTREAEAYLDRLGLGGVTQPVGTLSGGQRRRVALAEVLADDPDLLILDEPTNHLDPDVIEWLEGLLTARSGSLLFVTHDRYLLGRLATRIIEVAEGEVFTHHGSYADYLEARAARQEQEQAEARKRSNLARVELEWLRRGPKARTSKAKHRVDKATDLVAAAAIKVEEREMSIDLPSRRLGSKVTNAHNAGKSFEDRTVLRDVELKVPPNARWGFVGPNGSGKSTLLAMLAGRMEPDEGSVRIGETVHIGWYGQDPTPMPPRTRVIDAVKEVAEEASTVDGLVVSAGDLLERFLFSKPAQRAYVEELSGGERRRLELLRVLADAPNLLILDEPTNDLDLDTLTVLEGYLDSWPGAMLVASHDRYFLDRVCDDLYAIRPDGTLRHQPGGWTAYREAQKAEAAALKAQRAAHEAAQREARSGDSSGSAGGNKPGKLTYNDKREFGQLGVEIPRLEKRRDELHLLLADAADDYEKAQVLSEELTAVMTRLDEAEMRWLELAERSEASS